Below is a genomic region from Desulfovibrio sp. X2.
GACCCTGTCCATGAAGGGCTGGGCCGACTTCGTGGCCTTCGACCAGATCGACAAGGCCCCCGAAGAGAAGGAGCGCGGCATCACGATCGCGACGGCGCACGTCGAATACCAGACGGACAAGCGACACTACGCGCACGTGGACTGCCCCGGCCACGCCGACTACATCAAGAACATGATCACGGGCGCGGCGCAGATGGACGGCGCGATCCTGGTCTGCGCGGCGACCGACGGTCCGATGCCGCAGACCCGTGAGCACATCCTGCTCGCCCGCCAGGTCGGTGTCCCGGCCATCGTGGTCTTCCTGAACAAGTGCGACATGGTGGACGACGCGGAGCTTCTGGAGCTGGTGGAGCTCGAGGTTCGCGAACTGCTGTCCAAGTACGACTTC
It encodes:
- a CDS encoding GTP-binding protein, which codes for MGKAKFERSKPHVNIGTIGHIDHGKTTLTAAITRTLSMKGWADFVAFDQIDKAPEEKERGITIATAHVEYQTDKRHYAHVDCPGHADYIKNMITGAAQMDGAILVCAATDGPMPQTREHILLARQVGVPAIVVFLNKCDMVDDAELLELVELEVRELLSKYDF